The following proteins are co-located in the Marinomonas profundi genome:
- the relA gene encoding GTP diphosphokinase → MVTVRKDHPVLEDGSVDIDAWMGQFSHLIDDSARVPVRMACELARQAELQCARPSYWGAQASTFRAGLEMVEILSGFRADQDSLVAAALYRAVREDQLPIARVTDMFGRKVSSIVEGVIRMGEVSKNLTLDTTAEVLGRSDSQLESLRKMLVSIIDDVRVVLIKLAERACAIKEAKHQGEERRVAVALEVQSVYAPLAHRLGIGHIKWELEDLSFRYLYPSDYKRIATWLDEKRLDRQQYIEDVITLLDSRLKGINIHADLMGRAKHIYSIWRKMKRKNIGFDEVYDVRAVRILVNEPMECYGVLGIVHNLWRPIPQEFDDYISNPKSNGYQSLHTAVIGPQGRALEIQIRTHKMHEDAELGVCAHWKYKGTDLSSNSSSYEEKLQWLRTILDFHEVQGDLESLAEQVRSDIEQDRIYVFTPEGHVVDLPINATPVDFAYRVHTEIGHRCRGAKVNGKIISLVTHLKTGDKIEILTTKEGGPSRDWLHPTLGYVQTNRARAKIQNWFRKEDREKNLDAGKHLLDKQLKRLGIEDNRIDLKTIAARFNFSTADEVYVALGAGDIQLARVLRAIDDFYSLNGETTTTRPIRLKKSRHKSSDDDIHILGVGKLLTQMARCCTPIPGDDIVGFITQGRGVSVHRQDCINIVQLGLDEPERIIDVSWGEELDNQYPVNIQVEAYDRTGLLNDITGLLANEKVNLLSMNTLSTKESHTASIRFTIEVGELSILSKLLHRINQLPNVLNVFREKDF, encoded by the coding sequence ATGGTAACGGTAAGAAAAGATCACCCTGTATTAGAAGATGGCAGTGTCGATATCGATGCTTGGATGGGGCAGTTTTCTCATTTAATCGACGACAGTGCTAGGGTTCCGGTGCGTATGGCTTGCGAGCTGGCGCGACAAGCGGAGTTACAATGTGCTCGTCCCTCGTATTGGGGCGCTCAGGCAAGTACCTTTCGTGCCGGTCTTGAGATGGTGGAGATCTTATCTGGTTTTCGAGCCGATCAGGACTCTTTAGTCGCCGCCGCTTTATATCGCGCGGTGCGAGAAGATCAGCTACCCATTGCCAGAGTGACGGATATGTTTGGTCGTAAAGTCTCTTCTATTGTGGAAGGGGTGATACGAATGGGCGAAGTGTCTAAAAACTTAACGCTTGATACCACAGCAGAAGTACTTGGTAGAAGTGACAGTCAGCTAGAGTCTTTGCGCAAAATGCTGGTGTCCATTATCGATGATGTTCGCGTCGTCTTGATCAAATTGGCAGAACGAGCTTGCGCCATCAAAGAGGCGAAGCATCAGGGAGAAGAGCGCCGTGTCGCCGTTGCGTTAGAAGTACAAAGTGTTTATGCCCCTTTGGCCCACCGTTTGGGGATTGGGCATATCAAATGGGAATTGGAGGACCTTTCTTTCCGCTATCTTTATCCCTCGGATTACAAGCGCATAGCCACTTGGCTTGATGAGAAGCGACTTGATCGCCAGCAGTATATTGAGGATGTCATCACGTTATTAGACAGCCGTTTAAAAGGCATTAATATACACGCCGATCTCATGGGAAGAGCGAAGCATATTTACAGTATTTGGCGCAAAATGAAGCGCAAAAATATTGGCTTTGATGAGGTGTATGATGTTCGAGCGGTGCGCATTTTAGTCAACGAGCCGATGGAATGTTATGGCGTGCTGGGTATCGTACATAATTTATGGCGTCCTATTCCTCAAGAGTTTGATGACTACATCAGCAACCCTAAGTCGAATGGCTATCAATCTTTACACACGGCGGTAATAGGGCCTCAAGGACGTGCGCTTGAAATCCAAATACGCACGCATAAGATGCATGAAGACGCCGAGTTAGGGGTTTGTGCGCATTGGAAGTATAAGGGCACAGATTTAAGCTCTAATAGCTCCAGCTATGAAGAAAAGCTGCAATGGTTAAGAACCATTTTAGACTTTCATGAAGTGCAAGGGGATTTGGAGTCTTTAGCGGAGCAGGTGCGCAGCGACATTGAGCAAGATCGCATATATGTTTTCACGCCCGAGGGGCATGTGGTTGATCTACCCATTAATGCGACGCCGGTGGACTTTGCCTATCGAGTGCACACGGAGATTGGCCATCGTTGTCGTGGCGCCAAGGTAAATGGCAAGATTATTTCCTTGGTCACGCATTTAAAAACCGGCGATAAAATTGAAATTCTCACCACGAAAGAGGGCGGCCCTAGCCGTGATTGGCTGCATCCGACGCTGGGTTATGTGCAAACTAACCGTGCCCGTGCCAAAATTCAAAACTGGTTTCGTAAAGAAGATCGAGAAAAAAACCTCGATGCCGGTAAGCATTTATTAGATAAGCAGCTCAAGCGTCTCGGCATTGAAGATAACCGTATTGACCTGAAAACCATTGCTGCGCGGTTTAATTTTTCGACTGCCGATGAAGTGTATGTGGCGTTGGGAGCGGGTGACATCCAGTTGGCACGAGTGTTACGTGCCATCGATGATTTTTATAGTTTGAATGGCGAAACGACGACGACGCGTCCTATTCGGTTAAAGAAAAGCCGCCACAAGTCGTCCGATGATGACATTCATATTCTGGGTGTTGGGAAGTTATTGACTCAAATGGCGCGGTGTTGCACACCGATTCCTGGCGACGATATTGTGGGGTTTATTACACAAGGCCGTGGGGTTTCTGTACACCGCCAAGATTGTATTAATATTGTTCAATTAGGGTTGGATGAGCCTGAAAGAATCATTGATGTGAGCTGGGGGGAAGAACTTGATAACCAATATCCAGTGAATATTCAAGTCGAAGCCTATGATAGAACGGGCCTGCTGAATGATATTACCGGCTTGCTGGCGAATGAAAAAGTCAATCTTTTGTCGATGAACACCTTATCCACAAAAGAAAGCCACACGGCCAGCATCCGCTTTACTATTGAAGTGGGTGAGTTGAGCATATTGAGTAAGCTGCTGCATCGCATTAATCAATTGCCCAATGTATTAAACGTCTTTAGAGAGAAAGACTTTTGA
- the ppc gene encoding phosphoenolpyruvate carboxylase produces the protein MSDRQASLRENVRLLGDCLGESMSNHLGEGFLEKVENIRLLSKDGRQSGDSAALIQALEALEDKEIVPVARAFNQFLNLSNIAEQYHRVHRRRTNESLGVYHNPVGDLLARLAKQNFTAEQMIASLQSQSIELVLTAHPTEVVRRSLIRKYDNISSELEALDKDNILPLEETKHIRRLKEIITQAWHTDEIREERPTPVDEAKWGFAVIEQSLWQAVPRFFRQLDEQFSEFSKDDRLPLDLAPIRFATWMGGDRDGNPNVTHKVTKEVTLLARWMAADLYIKDLNILRSEFSMTQCNAALRERVGDSAQPYREVLRYLENKMLATKNWAKACLDGKSASDEGIFLDIQELTDDLMLCYQSLLDCGMKVIANGSLLDLIRCAATFGATLVRLDVRQDASRHIDALSAITRFYGLGDYAEWDEASRQAFLLTELNSKRPLLPMEWTPTEEVTEVLDTFRMISKGQQNSFGSYVISMASAPSDVLAVALMLKESGVSFPMRIVPLFETLADLDNAEPIIEQLFSIPWYKSYINGQQEVMIGYSDSAKDAGQVAATWGQYRAQEALTRLCKKHGIHLTLFHGRGGTVGRGGGPAHVAILSQPPGSVNGAIRVTEQGEMIRFKFGIPDIAVRSLELYCSAVMEASLIPAEPPKEEWRAIMDEMAEVGMNQYRSIVRGHEDFVPYFRATTPEQELAKLPLGSRPARRRSDGGVESLRAIPWIFAWMQIRLMLPAWLGAESALQQGVESGNLEKLREMHKKWPFFGAYLDMLDMVLAKAEPEIAEYYEKRLVAEELQGLGRLLRAKLKQVSELVKMLKKQERLIEDNKTIRQSIDVRNPYIDPLHYLQAELLYRSRKDEGNAEVNKALMITMAGIASGMQNTG, from the coding sequence GTGAGTGATCGTCAGGCGTCATTACGTGAAAATGTTAGGTTGCTGGGAGACTGTCTTGGCGAAAGTATGAGCAATCATTTAGGCGAAGGCTTTCTAGAAAAAGTAGAAAACATTCGCTTACTGTCGAAAGATGGGCGTCAATCCGGGGATTCTGCTGCGCTTATTCAAGCGTTAGAGGCGTTAGAAGATAAAGAGATTGTGCCGGTTGCTCGGGCGTTCAATCAATTTTTGAACTTGTCTAATATTGCCGAGCAATATCATCGTGTTCATCGTCGTCGCACCAATGAAAGTCTGGGTGTGTACCATAATCCGGTTGGCGATTTACTGGCCCGCCTTGCCAAGCAAAACTTTACCGCAGAACAAATGATTGCCTCGTTGCAATCGCAGTCTATTGAACTGGTACTGACCGCGCATCCAACGGAAGTGGTGCGTCGCTCCTTGATCCGAAAATACGATAATATTTCGAGTGAACTAGAAGCGTTAGACAAAGACAATATCCTGCCGCTAGAAGAAACCAAGCACATTCGACGCCTAAAAGAAATCATCACGCAAGCTTGGCATACCGATGAAATACGTGAAGAAAGGCCGACGCCCGTTGATGAGGCTAAGTGGGGCTTTGCGGTGATTGAGCAGTCTTTATGGCAAGCCGTACCGCGTTTTTTCCGCCAGCTGGATGAACAGTTTAGCGAGTTTTCAAAAGACGACCGTTTGCCGTTGGATTTGGCGCCGATTCGTTTTGCGACCTGGATGGGCGGCGACCGCGATGGTAACCCAAATGTTACCCATAAAGTGACAAAAGAAGTGACTTTGCTGGCCCGTTGGATGGCGGCCGATCTGTATATAAAAGACTTAAATATACTGCGTTCTGAGTTTTCGATGACGCAGTGCAACGCGGCATTACGTGAGCGCGTGGGCGACAGTGCGCAGCCTTACCGTGAGGTGTTGCGGTATTTAGAGAACAAGATGCTCGCCACCAAAAACTGGGCCAAAGCCTGTTTGGATGGTAAATCGGCGTCGGATGAGGGGATTTTTCTTGATATTCAAGAGCTCACCGATGATTTGATGTTGTGTTACCAGTCTTTATTGGACTGCGGCATGAAGGTGATCGCCAACGGGTCCTTGTTGGACCTTATTCGTTGTGCGGCCACCTTTGGGGCGACATTGGTGCGATTGGATGTGCGTCAAGACGCTTCTCGTCATATTGATGCCTTGTCTGCTATTACACGGTTTTATGGCTTGGGCGACTATGCCGAGTGGGACGAAGCTTCTCGGCAAGCTTTTTTGCTGACGGAGTTAAATTCTAAACGCCCGCTTTTGCCAATGGAGTGGACGCCGACGGAAGAAGTGACGGAGGTTCTTGATACCTTTAGGATGATTTCAAAAGGCCAACAGAACTCGTTTGGCTCTTATGTTATTTCCATGGCCAGTGCGCCATCGGACGTATTGGCTGTTGCCTTGATGCTAAAAGAGTCTGGGGTGAGCTTTCCTATGCGGATTGTGCCTTTGTTCGAAACGCTTGCCGATTTGGATAATGCTGAGCCTATCATCGAGCAACTGTTTTCGATTCCTTGGTATAAGTCTTATATCAATGGTCAGCAAGAGGTGATGATAGGTTATTCCGATTCTGCCAAAGACGCAGGACAGGTTGCTGCCACGTGGGGACAGTATCGAGCGCAAGAGGCATTAACCCGTCTTTGTAAAAAACACGGTATTCATCTGACGCTGTTTCATGGTCGCGGTGGTACGGTTGGTCGTGGCGGCGGCCCTGCTCATGTGGCGATTCTTTCTCAGCCGCCTGGTTCAGTGAATGGGGCGATTCGTGTCACTGAACAGGGTGAAATGATTCGCTTTAAATTTGGTATTCCTGATATTGCCGTGCGCTCTTTAGAGCTTTACTGCTCTGCGGTGATGGAGGCGTCATTGATTCCAGCTGAGCCACCGAAGGAAGAGTGGCGTGCCATTATGGACGAAATGGCGGAAGTGGGGATGAACCAATATCGTTCTATTGTGCGCGGGCATGAAGACTTTGTGCCGTATTTTAGAGCGACAACGCCGGAACAAGAGTTGGCGAAATTGCCACTAGGCTCCCGGCCAGCGCGTCGACGTTCTGATGGCGGCGTGGAGAGTTTGCGAGCCATTCCTTGGATTTTTGCGTGGATGCAAATTCGTCTTATGTTACCCGCTTGGCTGGGGGCAGAAAGTGCGTTGCAGCAAGGTGTGGAATCTGGCAACTTGGAAAAACTAAGGGAAATGCATAAAAAATGGCCTTTCTTTGGCGCCTATCTTGATATGTTGGACATGGTGTTGGCGAAAGCAGAGCCTGAGATTGCTGAATACTATGAAAAGCGTCTTGTTGCTGAAGAGCTACAAGGTTTGGGGCGTTTGTTACGGGCTAAGCTGAAACAGGTCAGTGAACTGGTGAAAATGCTCAAGAAACAAGAGCGGCTCATTGAAGATAATAAAACCATACGCCAATCGATTGATGTGCGAAATCCTTATATTGACCCATTACACTATCTGCAAGCAGAGCTTTTGTATCGTAGCCGTAAAGACGAAGGCAACGCTGAAGTGAATAAAGCCTTAATGATCACTATGGCGGGGATTGCGAGTGGGATGCAAAATACAGGCTAA
- the mazG gene encoding nucleoside triphosphate pyrophosphohydrolase translates to MSTTIAQLQYVMACLRDSEFGCAWDKKQDYKSIAPYTLEEAYEVLDAIEREDFEHLKEELGDLLFQVIFYAQMAEEEQRFSFDDVVAGIVEKMLRRHPHVFPDGDIARFGEPTRLTEQQIAEQWQRIKAQEKGASSDSLLDAVPVSMPALMQAVKIQQKVAKVGFDWPDAAPVFAKIREELDELEAAIKEQNRLHVEEEMGDVLFAVSNLARHLNVAPDVALNKTNIKFRRRFGRIEALVSAQNKKLTDCSLEELDRYWDQAKREGL, encoded by the coding sequence TTGAGTACCACCATAGCGCAATTGCAATACGTGATGGCCTGCCTTAGGGATAGCGAATTTGGCTGTGCTTGGGACAAAAAGCAAGACTATAAAAGTATTGCGCCTTATACGTTAGAAGAAGCCTATGAAGTGCTGGATGCGATTGAGCGTGAGGATTTCGAGCATTTAAAAGAAGAGCTAGGGGATTTACTTTTCCAAGTGATTTTTTATGCGCAAATGGCCGAAGAAGAGCAGCGTTTTTCGTTTGATGATGTGGTTGCTGGCATTGTTGAAAAAATGCTGCGGCGTCATCCTCATGTTTTCCCCGATGGTGACATTGCGCGCTTTGGTGAGCCGACAAGGCTGACTGAACAGCAAATTGCAGAGCAATGGCAGCGCATTAAAGCCCAGGAGAAGGGCGCGTCTAGTGACAGTTTGTTGGACGCTGTGCCAGTATCCATGCCGGCCTTAATGCAGGCGGTGAAAATTCAACAAAAGGTCGCTAAAGTGGGGTTTGACTGGCCTGATGCGGCACCGGTTTTTGCAAAGATCCGAGAAGAACTGGACGAATTGGAAGCGGCGATAAAAGAACAGAACCGTCTTCATGTTGAAGAAGAAATGGGCGATGTGTTGTTTGCCGTGAGCAATTTGGCGCGTCATCTTAATGTTGCGCCCGATGTGGCATTGAATAAGACAAATATTAAATTTCGCCGACGCTTTGGTAGAATAGAAGCGCTTGTGTCGGCACAGAATAAAAAGCTAACAGATTGTTCTTTAGAAGAATTAGACCGCTACTGGGATCAAGCCAAGCGCGAAGGCTTGTAG
- the adk gene encoding adenylate kinase produces the protein MRVILLGAPGAGKGTQAQFITEAFGIPQISTGDMLRAAVKAGSEMGLKAKAVMDAGQLVSDDIIIGLVKERLTADDCAKGALFDGFPRTIPQADALKDAGVKIDYVVEIDVADEEIVKRMSGRRVHEASGRTYHLVYNPPKVEGKDDVTGEDLVQRADDTEETVRLRLGVYHEQTAPLIGYYQDWLKADSATAPKFVKVNGVGDLNEIKQSLLASLKA, from the coding sequence ATGCGAGTAATATTATTAGGTGCGCCAGGCGCTGGTAAAGGCACTCAAGCTCAATTTATCACGGAAGCGTTTGGCATTCCGCAGATCTCAACGGGTGACATGCTGCGTGCCGCGGTAAAAGCAGGAAGCGAAATGGGCTTGAAAGCCAAAGCGGTTATGGATGCCGGTCAGCTTGTTTCTGATGATATTATCATCGGCTTGGTAAAAGAACGTTTGACCGCTGACGATTGCGCCAAGGGTGCGTTGTTTGATGGTTTCCCACGTACCATTCCTCAAGCCGATGCGTTGAAAGACGCGGGTGTGAAGATTGATTATGTTGTTGAGATCGATGTTGCCGATGAAGAAATCGTAAAACGTATGAGTGGTCGTCGCGTTCACGAGGCTTCTGGTCGTACTTATCACCTTGTTTACAATCCACCTAAGGTCGAAGGTAAAGACGATGTGACGGGCGAGGACCTTGTTCAGCGCGCTGATGACACCGAAGAAACAGTGCGTTTGCGTTTAGGTGTTTACCATGAACAAACCGCTCCTCTGATTGGTTACTATCAAGACTGGCTGAAAGCAGACAGCGCAACAGCGCCTAAGTTTGTGAAGGTAAATGGTGTCGGTGATTTGAACGAGATCAAACAAAGCCTATTGGCGTCGTTAAAGGCTTAA